A DNA window from Paramormyrops kingsleyae isolate MSU_618 chromosome 10, PKINGS_0.4, whole genome shotgun sequence contains the following coding sequences:
- the LOC111836331 gene encoding glycogen phosphorylase, muscle form-like translates to MSRPLSDQEKRKQISVRGLAGVENVADIKTNFNRHLHFTLVKDRNVATKRDYYFALANTVRDHLVGRWIRTQQHYYEKDPKRVYYLSLEFYMGRTLQNTMVNLALENSCDEAMYQLGLEMEELQDMEEDAGLGNGGLGRLAACFLDSMATLGLAAYGYGIRYEYGIFNQKIANGWQIEEADDWLRYGNPWEKARPEYMRPVHFYGRVDHSADGVKWVDTQVVLALPYDTPVPGYRNNIVNTMRLWSAKAPCDFNLKDFNVGGYIQSVLDRNLAENISRVLYPNDNFFEGKELRLKQEYFVVAATLQDIIRRFKSSKFGSTEVVRTDFSTLPDKVAIQLNDTHPAMAIPELMRILVDDEKVSWDKAWAICMRTCAYTNHTVLPEALERWPVDLLAHLLPRHLEIIYEINRRHLERIASLYPGDNDRLCRMSLIEEGGHKRVNMAHLCIVGSHAINGVARIHSDILKATVFKDFYEVDPEKFQNKTNGITPRRWLVMCNPGLAEVIAERIGEDYIRDLDQLKNLLNLVDDDAFIRDVAKIKQENKLKFAVYLEEQYKVKINPESMFDLQVKRIHEYKRQLLNCLHIITFYNRIKKEPNKDWTPRTIMIGGKAAPGYHMAKMIIKLITSIGKIVNNDPVVGDRLKVIFLENYRVTLAEKAIPAADLSQQISTAGTEASGTGNMKFMLNGALTIGTMDGANVEMAEEAGEENLFIFGMRVEDVEAMDRKGYNATEYCSRIPELKQAIDQIGGGYFSPQQPDLFKDIVHMLMNNDRFKVFADYEDYMKCQDKVNALYKNTKEWTKKVIHNIAGCGKFSSDRTIAQYGREIWGVEPNLSKLNAPDDPL, encoded by the exons ATGTCAAGACCACTTTCGGACCAAGAAAAAAGGAAGCAAATTTCCGTGCGAGGGCTCGCCGGAGTGGAAAACGTCGCAGACATCAAGACCAATTTTAATCGTCACCTTCACTTCACGCTAGTCAAGGACAGAAATGTGGCGACGAAGCGCGATTACTACTTCGCCCTTGCTAATACCGTCCGCGATCACTTGGTGGGCAGGTGGATCAGGACCCAGCAACATTATTATGAGAAGGACCCGAAA CGTGTTTACTACCTCTCCTTGGAGTTCTACATGGGCCGCACGCTGCAGAACACCATGGTGAACCTGGCTCTGGAGAACTCCTGCGATGAAGCTATGTACCAG TTGGGCCTCGAAATGGAGGAGCTGCAGGACATGGAAGAGGATGCCGGATTAGGGAATGGTGGGCTCGGACGTCTTGCTG CCTGTTTCCTGGACTCAATGGCTACTCTGGGTTTGGCTGCCTATGGATATGGTATCCGCTATGAATACGGCATCTTCAACCAGAAGATTGCCAATGGCTGGCAG ATTGAGGAGGCTGATGATTGGCTGCGTTACGGAAACCCCTGGGAGAAGGCCCGTCCGGAGTACATGCGACCCGTGCATTTCTATGGCAGGGTAGACCACTCGGCTGATGGAGTGAAATGGGTCGACACTCAG GTTGTCCTGGCATTGCCCTATGACACCCCTGTTCCTGGTTACCGAAACAACATTGTCAACACCATGAGATTATGGTCGGCCAAGGCTCCCTGCGACTTCAACCTGAAAGACT TCAATGTTGGTGGCTATATTCAGTCTGTGCTGGACAGGAACTTGGCTGAGAACATCTCCCGCGTACTCTATCCAAATGATAAT TTCTTTGAAGGCAAGGAGCTGCGTCTGAAACAGGAGTATTTCGTGGTGGCTGCCACCCTCCAGGACATCATCCGTCGCTTCAAGTCGTCCAAGTTCGGTTCCACGGAAGTCGTGCGTACAGACTTCAGCACCTTACCTGATAAG GTTGCAATTCAGCTTAATGATACGCATCCTGCGATGGCCATCCCGGAACTCATGAGGATCCTAGTCGATGATGAGAAGGTGTCTTGGGACAAA GCGTGGGCCATATGCATGCGCACCTGTGCTTACACCAATCACACCGTCCTGCCCGAGGCCCTGGAGCGCTGGCCCGTCGACCTGTTGGCGCACCTGCTACCCCGACACTTGGAAATCATCTACGAGATCAATCGGCGCCACCTTGAG CGCATCGCTTCCCTGTACCCAGGTGACAATGACCGGCTGTGTCGCATGTCCCTGATCGAGGAAGGTGGGCATAAGAGGGTCAACATGGCCCACCTGTGCATCGTGGGCTCCCATGCCATCAACGGGGTGGCTCGTATTCACTCCGACATCCTCAAAGCCACCGT GTTCAAAGACTTCTATGAGGTGGATCCAGAGAAATTCCAGAACAAGACCAATGGCATCACCCCCCGACGCTGGCTGGTCATGTGCAATCCTGGATTGGCAGAGGTTATTGCAGAG AGAATTGGAGAAGACTACATCCGCGATCTGGACCAGCTGAAGAATCTGCTGAATCTTGTGGACGATGACGCCTTCATCCGAGATGTTGCCAAGATCAAACAG GAGAACAAACTTAAGTTTGCTGTATACCTGGAGGAGCAGTACAAAGTGAAAATCAACCCCGAATCCATGTTTGATCTACAAGTCAAGAGGATCCATGAGTACAAGAGGCAGCTTCTAAATTGCCTCCATATTATTACCTTCTACAACC GCATCAAGAAGGAACCCAACAAGGACTGGACTCCTAGAACCATCATGATTGGTGGAAAA GCAGCCCCAGGCTACCATATGGCCAAGATGATCATCAAGCTCATAACTAGCATAGGAAAAATTGTCAATAATGATCCTGTGGTAGGTGACCGGCTCAAGGTCATCTTCTTGGAGAACTACAGAGTCACCCTGGCTGAGAAAG cCATTCCCGCAGCCGACCTATCTCAGCAGATCTCCACAGCCGGCACAGAGGCTTCCGGCACCGGTAACATGAAGTTCATGTTAAATGGAGCCCTCACCATCGGCACCATGGACGGCGCCAACGTAGAGATGGCAGAAGAGGCAGGCGAGGAGAACCTCTTCATCTTTGGCATGAGGGTGGAAGATGTGGAAGCCATGGACAGAAAGGG TTATAATGCTACAGAATACTGCAGCCGTATTCCTGAGCTCAAGCAGGCCATTGACCAGATCGGAGGAGGGTACTTCAGCCCTCAGCAGCCCGATCTCTTCAAGGACATCGTTCACATGCTCATGAATAATGACCG TTTTAAGGTGTTCGCCGACTATGAAGACTACATGAAATGTCAAGATAAAGTCAATGCTCTATACAAG AACACCAAAGAATGGACCAAGAAGGTGATCCACAACATCGCAGGCTGCGGGAAGTTCTCCAGTGACCGAACCATTGCACAGTATGGCCGAGAAATCTGGGGGGTGGAACCCAACCTTAGCAAGCTTAATGCTCCAGATGACCCACTCTAA